From Oryza brachyantha chromosome 9, ObraRS2, whole genome shotgun sequence, a single genomic window includes:
- the LOC102712658 gene encoding 60S ribosomal protein L34, translating into MVQRLTYRKRHSYATKSNQTRVVKTPGGKLVYQYTKKRASGPKCPVTGKKIQGIPHLRPAEYKRSRLYRNRRTVNRPYGGVLSGTAVRERIIRAFLVEEQKIVKKVLKIQKTKDKSASK; encoded by the exons atggTGCAGCGCCTGACGTACCGGAAGCGGCACAGCTATGCCACCAAGTCCAACCAGACGCGGGTCGTCAAGACCCCAG GTGGCAAGCTCGTGTACCAGTACACCAAGAAGAGGGCGAGCGGGCCCAAGTGCCCCGTGACCGGCAAGAAGATCCAGGGA ATTCCCCACCTCAGGCCTGCTGAGTACAAAAGGTCCAGGTTGTATAGGAACCGCAGAACTGTGAATCGTCCCTATGGTGGAGTGCTATCTGGAACTGCTGTTCGGGAAAG GATCATCCGTGCTTTCTTGGTGGAAGAGCAGAAGATTGTGAAGAAAGTCTTGAAAATACAGAAAACCAAGGACAAGTCAGCCTCAAAGTAG
- the LOC102704175 gene encoding neurofilament heavy polypeptide-like has protein sequence MDAGEGGGAPAAAAAAAAAGGGGGGSNGFIHAVVRCYSSPLFFWLLTVALVAAIHLASSFISPSRDEEDKEAERKARRGSGFAGGGEDEEREEETAGRNDDRILEMMRSFSFMHTSEEDFMEGMVTYDHVVARMAPEPVAPLPLTPSPPSTFSFKFQHQLPEILRETTVVSGEIPVQVVEEHEPEKKPAIALESVAKQEREREAEEREVVMGEEEEEEEEEEEEEEQGREVMEAASPRIVATTHNYRFLTERDFRGFVKEPEAITVRVQESFVPSPPLAAAAAPAPAASQPEERRVVDVPPRRGFLTESDFRPSNEPGARRPQSVASPEKRAPSRIRKPAASSPSAASKGSAVSGRTSFASEFSGFGGDSDSESTASDGYSVKDLAVDSDSDWFLSEKDFPAAAGHDAGRLKSYYKAKVLKALDALDESASNLERSFQDSATTVSPGSVGRASPDSIAGGSAKYPEDMWSRSPSPDAEYKEDKHKRTGEEAEVRNMEEEEVSFDMSDDERAPYSGSKKTAAAAAAASPVHDADSEDENSMDHSEKETITINDHSFESVSDTRRSPEAISDRELDDLSSHRVHVLDAKMSSEPTSERELVGTNVHSSELISDDTEESAATNDQLQAAVSDDKRIPRHLEEEFADTDGHSHELISDVWKEIVSANEQPLAAHDEKSNLEPSEIEFVGTDDQPVETVSHDQIAIVRTLDDPSFAMVSDDKSIPETPEQEFSANDHPSGLVTDVRISSETTEEEIDIPNDRPANATRHVTFSVEEKGKVLDEVEEDQEDKWKDLTEEEEDELESLWEHQDLIEQLKLELKKVRSIGLPTILEESETPKAPMEDLKPWRIDAKFLREDPMDELNKFFKSYRERMRKFDILCYQKMYAIDFLQLRGPQQSANSLKSLSPTVTSILSHNFRSSRRKSPEDPSERFLKELRYDLETVYVGQMCLSWEFLRWQYEQARDLPDSDPYHSHNYNQVAGEFQQFQVVVQRFVEDESFKGPRLPNYINNRCVLRNLLQVPVIKEDSLKDRMEDQRKGNYVITSEELEEIMEECMRVFWEFIRSDKVETTSVLKGLSSNHVELQDPLDHDLMMHIHATLQKKEKRLKDLLRTGNCIVKKFKKPKEDNLNQNLFFSQVDMRLVARVLRMPRITSEQLHWCKAKLDKIALVDRRIHREASFLLFPC, from the exons ATGGATGCCGGtgagggtggcggcgcgccagccgcggcggcggcggcggcggcggcgggcggtggtggtggtggctcgAATGGGTTTATTCACGCCGTGGTGCGGTGCTACTCCTCTCCCCTATTCTTCTGGCTCCTCAccgtcgcgctcgtcgccgcaaTCCACCTCGCCTCCAGCTTCATCTCTCCCTCCAG GGACGAGGAGGATAAGGAGGCAGAGAGGaaggcgcggcgcgggagtggtttcgccggcggcggcgaggacgaggagagggaggaggagacggcgggCAGGAACGACGACAGGATTCTGGAGATGATGCGCAGCTTCAGCTTCATGCATACGAGCGAGGAGGATTTCATGGAGGGCATGGTTACGTACGACCATGTCGTCGCCAGGATGGCGCCGGAGCCGgtggcgccgctgccgctgacaccgtcgccgccgtcgaccttCAGCTTCAAGTTCCAGCACCAGTTGCCCGAAATTCTCCGAGAGACGACGGTGGTTTCGGGAGAGATACCAGTGCAAGTAGTGGAAGAGCACGAGCCGGAGAAGAAGCCGGCGATCGCGTTGGAATCGGTGGCCAAGCAAGAACGCGAGCGAGAAGCAGAGGAAAGAGAGGTAGTCatgggagaagaagaagaagaagaagaagaagaagaagaagaagaagagcaggGTAGGGAGGTCATGGAGGCGGCGTCGCCAAGGATCGTCGCGACCACGCATAACTACCGGTTCTTGACGGAGCGAGACTTCCGGGGGTTCGTCAAGGAGCCGGAGGCCATCACGGTGCGCGTCCAGGAATCCTTcgtgccatcgccgccgctggcagctgcggcggcgccggcgccggcggcgtcgcagCCTGAGGAGCGGCGAGTGGTCGACGTGCCCCCGCGTCGCGGCTTCCTCACGGAGAGCGACTTCCGTCCGTCGAACGAGcccggcgcgcgccgcccccAGAGCGTGGCGTCGCCGGAGAAGAGAGCGCCGTCGCGGATACggaagccggcggcgagctccccgTCTGCCGCGTCGAAGGGCAGCGCCGTGAGCGGGAGGACGAGCTTCGCGTCGGAGTTCTCCGGCTTCGGCGGCGACTCTGACTCAGAGTCAACCGCCAGCGACGGCTACTCGGTGAAGGACCTCGCCGTCGACTCCGACAGCGACTGGTTCCTCTCGGAGAAGGACTTCCCAGCGGCGGCCGGGCACGACGCCGGCAGACTCAAGAGCTACTACAAGGCCAAGGTGCTCAAGGCACTGGACGCCCTCGACGAGTCGGCTTCCAACCTGGAGCGGTCTTTCCAGGATTCTGCGACGACGGTGTCGCCGGGCTCGGTCGGCCGGGCATCGCCGGACAGCATCGCCGGCGGCTCCGCCAAGTACCCCGAGGACATGTGGTCCCGGAGCCCCTCGCCGGACGCCGAGTACAAAGAAGACAAGCACAAACGAACCGGCGAAGAAGCCGAGGTGAGGaacatggaggaggaggaggtgagctTCGACAtgagcgacgacgagcgcgctCCTTACTCCGGCAGCAAGaagacagcagcagcagcagcagcagcatcgccGGTGCACGACGCCGATTCTGAAGACGAGAACAGCATGGATCACTCAGAGAAGGAAACCATCACCATCAATGATCATTCGTTCGAGTCTGTCTCCGATACCAGGAGGAGCCCAGAAGCAATCTCCGACAGAGAATTGGATGATCTCTCGTCTCATCGTGTTCATGTTCTTGATGCCAAGATGAGCTCGGAGCCAACATCAGAAAGGGAACTTGTCGGTACGAACGTTCATTCATCTGAACTCATTTCTGACGACACTGAAGAATCTGCAGCTACAAATGATCAGTTACAGGCAGCAGTTTCTGATGACAAGCGAATCCCGCGTCATTTGGAGGAAGAATTTGCCGATACAGATGGTCATTCACATGAACTCATTTCTGATGTTTGGAAAGAAATTGTCAGTGCAAATGAACAGCCATTAGCGGCTCACGACGAAAAAAGCAACCTTGAACCATCAGAAATTGAATTTGTTGGCACGGACGATCAACCGGTTGAGACTGTTTCTCATGATCAGATTGCAATCGTCAGAACCCTGGATGATCCTTCATTTGCGATGGTTTCGGATGATAAGAGCATCCCAGAGACTCCAGAGCAGGAATTCAGTGCAAATGATCATCCAAGTGGACTAGTCACCGACGTCAGGATCAGTTCAGAGACTACAGAAGAAGAAATTGATATCCCAAATGATCGTCCAGCAAATGCCACTCGACATGTAACCTTCTCTGTCGAAGAGAAGGGGAAGGTGCTGgacgaggtggaggaggatcAAGAAGACAAGTGGAAGGATTtgacagaggaggaggaggacgagctgGAGTCACTGTGGGAGCATCAGGATCTGATAGAACAGCTGAAGCTGGAGCTGAAGAAAGTGCGGTCGATCGGGTTGCCGACGATCTTGGAGGAGTCGGAGACGCCAAAGGCGCCGATGGAGGATCTCAAGCCATGGAGAATCGATGCCAAGTTCCTGCGCGAGGATCCGATGGACGAGCTGAACAAGTTCTTCAAGAGTTACAGGGAGAGGATGAGGAAGTTTGACATATTGTGCTATCAGAAGATGTATGCAATag ATTTTCTACAGCTCAGAGGGCCTCAACAATCGGCAAACTCTCTAAAATCCTTATCACCAACGGTGACGTCCATCCTTTCTCACAATTTCCGGTCATCACGTCGAAAATCACCCGAGGACCCGTCAGAAAGGTTTCTCAAGGAACTCAGGTATGACTTGGAGACGGTTTACGTCGGGCAGATGTGCTTATCATGGGAGTTCCTCCGGTGGCAGTACGAGCAGGCCCGCGACCTGCCGGATTCCGATCCTTACCACAGCCATAATTACAATCAGGTGGCTGGAGAATTCCAACAATTTCAGGTAGTAGTGCAGAGGTTTGTGGAGGATGAGTCCTTCAAGGGCCCTAGGCTGCCAAACTACATCAACAACCGATGTGTTCTCCGGAATCTCTTGCAAGTACCTGTAATTAAAG AGGACAGCTTGAAGGACAGGATGGAGGATCAGCGTAAGGGGAACTATGTTATAACGAGCGAGGAGCTGGAGGAGATCATGGAGGAATGTATGCGCGTTTTTTGGGAGTTCATCAGGTCCGACAAAGTCGAGACGACGTCGGTGCTCAAGGGTTTGTCGAGCAACCACGTTGAGCTCCAGGACCCTTTAGACCATGACCTTATGATGCACATCCATGCCACGTTGCAGAAG AAAGAGAAGAGGCTGAAGGATCTCCTGAGGACTGGCAACTGCATCGTGAAGAAGTTCAAGAAGCCCAAGGAGGACAATTTGAACCAGAACCTCTTCTTCTCGCAGGTCGACATGCGGCTCGTGGCACGGGTTCTGCGGATGCCGAGGATCACCAGCGAGCAGCTGCATTGGTGCAAGGCGAAGCTGGACAAGATCGCACTTGTAGATAGGAGGATCCACAGGGAGGcttcatttttgttgtttcccTGTTGA